A window of the Arachis duranensis cultivar V14167 chromosome 5, aradu.V14167.gnm2.J7QH, whole genome shotgun sequence genome harbors these coding sequences:
- the LOC107489907 gene encoding uncharacterized protein LOC107489907, with amino-acid sequence MQELRHRVQNLERQLADQEHRQQTSDPDYSQSPESRGRTSNRRSRFRHTSILRSELESSRENREHPRRRNDTIIYTRGKRACVMRQDRENGEGRSERTRQLIIMGATPFHRSILEVRLLRHFDKPTDMSYDGTQDPQEHLTAFEARMNLDEVGDEVRCRAFPVTLAGPAIRWFNSLPQGSVAGFSDISRAFLAQFTTRIAKAKHPINLLGMTQRTGEMTRKYLDRFNDECLEIEGLTDSVASLCLTNGLLNENFRKHLTTKPVWTMHEIQIVAKEYINDEEVSRVVAANKRQPSYNQPRQHGNGERQKEKARDGGPSKAPRPFPRIGKFTNYTPLTLPIVEVYQQIAEKGILTKPQPLKDRTGRNKSLYCDYHKGYGHQTQHCFDLKDALEQAINDGKLAEFSHLIREPRRQHRGHDKDGKT; translated from the coding sequence ATGCAGGAGCTGCGTCACAGGGTGCAAAACCTGGAACGCCAACTAGCAGATCAGGAGCATCGTCAACAGACTTCCGACCCTGACTACTCTCAGTCCCCCGAGAGCCGGGGAAGAACCTCCAACCGACGCAGTCGCTTCCGGCACACCTCTATATTGAGATCAGAATTGGAAAGTAGCCGGGAGAATCGGGAACACCCCAGGAGGCGAAACGATACAATCATCTACACCCGGGGCAAACGGGCGTGCGTCATGCGACAAGACCGCGAAAACGGAGAAGGAAGGTCCGAAAGAACACGGCAACTCATCATCATGGGCGCCACCCCATTCCACCGTTCCATCCTCGAGGTCCGGTTGCTGAGACACttcgacaaaccaacggacatgagTTATGACGGGACACAGGACCCGCAAGAGCACCTAACGGCCTTCGAGGCCCGAATGAACCTCGACGAAGTGGGAGACGAGGTAAGGTGCCGTGCTTTCCCGGTCACCTTGGCAGGCCCGGCGATACGGTGGTTCAATAGCCTCCCGCAGGGTTCTGTAGCCGGCTTCTCAGACATCAGCCGTGCCTTCTTAGCACAATTCACTACTAGAATCGCAAAGGCAAAGCACCCAATCAATCTCCTCGGCATGACCCAACGCACCGGGGAGATGACCAGGAAGTATCTAGATCGGTTCAACGATGAATGCCTGGAAATCGAAGGACTAACCGACTCTGTGGCCAGCCTTTGTCTGACGAATGGCCTTCTTAATGAGAATTTCCGAAAACATCTCACCACCAAACCGGTTTGGACGATGCATGAGATCCAGATCGTAGCCAAAGAATACATAAATGATGAGGAAGTTAGCCGAGTCGTGGCTGCCAACAAACGGCAGCCCTCCTACAATCAACCCAGGCAACATGGTAACGGAGAAAGGCAGAAGGAGAAGGCCAGAGACGGGGGCCCGAGCAAGGCACCCAGACCGTTTCCCCGGATAGGAAAATTCACCAACTACACCCCACTCACTCTCCCCATCGTAGAAGTTTACCAGCAAATCGCCGAAAAGGGAATATTGACGAAGCCCCAACCTCTGAAAGACCGTACAGGGCGGAACAAGAGCCTCTACTGTGATTACCATAAAGGCTATGGGCACCAAACACAGCACTGCTTCGACCTGAAAGATGCGCTAGAACAAGCCATCAATGATGGTAAACTGGCCGAATTCTCCCACCTTATCAGGGAACCGAGGAGACAACATCGCGGCCACGATAAAGATGGCAAGACTTGA
- the LOC107489997 gene encoding serine/threonine-protein kinase STY13 — translation MGSGNEVHSVGEFNLDAKWLIDPKQLFVGPKIGEGAHAKVYEGKYKNQNVAVKIINKGETPEEISRREARFGREVAMLSKVQHKNLVKFIGACKEPVMVIVTELLLGGTLRKYLLSMRPNCLDMRVAVGFALDIARAMECLHSHGIIHRDLKPDNLILTGDHKTVKLADFGLAREESLTEMMTAETGTYRWMAPELYSTVTLRQGEKKHYNHKVDAYSFAIVLWELIHNKLPFEGMSNLQAAYAAAFKNTRPSADDLPEDLAMIVTSCWKEDPNDRPNFTQIIQMLLRYLSTISPQEPVVPQRMNSSENAVLPPESPGTSALMSRRDDSGEIPKAGMEDRPKGFFFCFNQCY, via the exons atgggATCTGGTAATGAAGTTCATTCTGTTGGAGAGTTCAATTTAGATGCCAAGTGGCTTATAGATCCCAAGCAACTCTTTGTTGGCCCAAAAATTGGGGAAGGTGCTCATGCCAAGGTCTATGAGGGAAA GTATAAAAATCAGAATGTTGCTGTTAAGATTATCAACAAAGGAGAAACCCCAGAAGAGATTTCGAGGAGGGAAGCTCGGTTCGGAAGAGAGGTAGCCATGCTATCGAAAGTTCAACACAAGAATCTGGTTAAG TTTATTGGGGCCTGCAAAGAACCTGTTATGGTTATAGTAACTGAACTTCTATTAGGTGGAACGCTGCGCAAATATCTCTTGAGCATGCGGCCAAACTGCTTGGATATGCGTGTGGCAGTTGGATTTGCTCTTGATATTGCTCGAGCAATGGAATGTTTACACTCCCATGGGATCATTCATCGGGACCTTAAACCGG ATAATTTGATCTTAACAGGAGATCATAAAACAGTTAAACTTGCTGATTTCGGTCTGGCCAGAGAAGAGTCTTTAACGGAGATGATGACTGCGGAAACTGGGACATACCGTTGGATGGCTCCAGAA CTTTATAGCACCGTCACTCTGCGACAAGGCGAGAAGAAACATTACAACCATAAGGTTGATGCTTACAGCTTCGCGATTGTGTTGTGGGAGCTGATCCATAATAAGTTGCCATTTGAAGGCATGTCTAATTTACAGGCCGCATACGCGGCTGCTTTTAAG AACACAAGGCCTAGTGCTGATGACCTTCCTGAGGATTTAGCCATGATTGTAACTTCATGTTGGAAGGAGGATCCAAATGACCGACCGAATTTCACGCAAATCATACAGATGCTTCTCCGATATCTCTCCACCATTTCTCCACAAGAGCCGGTTGTTCCTCAGCGGATGAATTCATCGGAGAATGCCGTATTGCCACCGGAGTCCCCCGGCACAAGCGCTTTGATGTCTAGGAGAGATGACTCCGGGGAAATCCCGAAAGCCGGTATGGAAGACAGACCTAAAGGGTTTTTCTTCTGCTTTAACCAGTGTTACTGA